CGCCTGCGCCCGTGCTCACCGATTCGGTTGTTCGATCCTCGCAGGCGAGGTGCATGGCGGAGGCTGCGACGATGATGACAAGGCGTTTCTCCACCCACCCGCCTCGATTCCTTCTCACGGCAGAGAGGCCCTGATGACGTAGTGGACGTCGAACTCATCGACAACCCGTGCGTAGATGCTGCCGTGCTGGATCCAAATCGGGCCTGCCGCGTCGAACGCGAGGCGAACGGATCCCAAGTAGTCGCCGTCCCCCGAGTACTGGTCGTAGAAGGCGGGCGCGCCCCTCGGCGTGATTCTCTCGACCCAGAGTCGTCCTTCGTCGTCCACGAATAGACCCTCAAGCAGTGGCTTGACGTCCGGCATCAGGGCAGCCACCTCCTCCGCCTGTCGCCGGAGTTCGGGGCTGTCGTCGACAATGCCCTCGACGTAGGCATCGCGATCCTCGTCCGTGACCCGTTGGACGGGGAGCCCGGCTTCGATGACCACCAGCGTGTCGCCGCCCTCGCCCGTTCGGACGATCCGGTACGACGCGTTGTTCGCGCGCCAGAATCCACCGGAAGGATTGACCTCGATCAACTCGGCCGCCTCGAACGGAAGCGGCAGGAACCCCCAGCCCGCAGGCGTGCTGTATCCGTATGACCGAAAGCGTGCCTCGCCGACGTACACGGAGTCGATGGCCCCGGTGGACAGTTCGTAGGACTTGTAGTAGCGCCGCTCGCTCCACAGACTCAGGCCCGGCGGGGGCGGGTAGCCCGGATCGTCGTCTCCGTGCGTGGTCGCCCGCCAGTAGCGGCCCCGACCATCGAACACGCCGTCCCAGATGTATCCGTAGCTCATGACGGGCTTGGCGAACCGGCGTATCTCCTCACCGGTGGGGTCCACTCCCATGATCGTCCACTGTCCGGTGTCGTGGATCCAAAGGAGAGTGTCTCCGGACAGGCGTATCCCGTTGGCGCTGCCGATCTCGCCCGGCCCCTCGCCACGCCTCACGATCGTCCGCAGGTACTCGCCGCTGGAATCGAAGACGCGGACTTCCGCAGCCTGTTCGTCCAGCACGTAGATGGTGCCGTCGCTGGCCGCCTGGACGCCTCGAACGTCACCGAAGGTCACGTTAAGGTCTTCTCCTTCAAGGGATCCGAACTTGAGGTCCACGCGCGCCTCGATGACTTCCGGGCCGACGGAGTCCACGGCGGGGAGTGTTGGGTAGCGAACGAGGACGGCACCGCTCGGAAGTGTCTCGCGAGTCGGGTTGTCGGATGCCGGTTCCGGTTCGCAGGAGGTGAGTGCGGCAAACAGCGCGAGGACGAGAATGATGGCCGGCCCGGGGCCTGTAGAGGGCGGCTTGTGACGGAACATGTCCGACCCTTCCGACTGGAGTTTGCAGCGAACGCCCGAATCGATACGGGAGTACCAAAGATACGGCTCGCGGACCTCGTCCTGCCATGCCACGACCGCCCACGTGCCGCCACGGGGAAGGGAGAAAGCCCCGCCCGCGATCCCCGCGCGCTTCGGTGCGGGACATTCCGGGGTCGAGGGGGCGGAGCCCCTCGTCAGCCCCACCGTGTAATACGGGGGGTACGCTGGCTTGACGCCCTTAGCCTGCGTCAAGCCAGCCTTGGGGCGCCTCCAAAACCGCTCGGGCACGGCCCGCAACAGGCTCGACGGGCCGTCGGCACATTCCCCCGTCGTGGTCGCCGGCCTCGCGGACGACGAGGACGAAGCGGCAATCGATGCGAATCTGCAACAAATCGGACGGTCCCTGCGGGTGAAGCGAATGGTTGGCGAGGTCTCCACGACAAAAACCATCGAAGAACGTGCTAGGGGGCTTGTCCGCGCCTAGCAGCTCAGGCATCGAAGGTCCCGTTGACAGATTGCAGAACCGGCAAGCAGTGTATGGAACTGCTGGCAGGTGCCATACCCTCTTCGTGTCGGATGATCACGATTTTCTTGGACATCTGAGTCGGACAGGCTGCATCCTACATGCGGGCCGAGGCCGAAGCAGTCGGCAAAGATCGGAGTTGGGCAAGTCACCGGACCATGGAGTGCTTGCCTGGGAGTTCGTGTACCTGTCGCCTCCAGACTCCTCGTACATCATGAACGAAGAACTGAGGACAGCATGCCCATCACCGAACGGGGCGACTCCACGAGTTCCATCGATGAATACCTGCAATGCATGTGTGAAGATGCAGGAGCAGGCGTCGAGGAGATAACCGACCGAGACTTCGGCGAGGGAGTTCTAGAACCGGATTTCCGGTCTCAGTTGATCGCGATTCGCATCGTCCTGGAACGCAATCACGAAGCCGAGGAGAAGGTCTCGGCCGAGATCAAGAAACTCGAGGCCGATATCCGGGAACGCGGTGGCAACTCATGGATGGTAGATCGCTGGGTCGACGAGTTGTACAGCTCCACGTTTCTTGATTCTACACACAGCATGGCGGCTGTTGCCTTGATAGTCCCGCTCATGGAGTCCCTGTTCGATCGAGCTT
The DNA window shown above is from Candidatus Palauibacter soopunensis and carries:
- a CDS encoding 6-bladed beta-propeller codes for the protein MFRHKPPSTGPGPAIILVLALFAALTSCEPEPASDNPTRETLPSGAVLVRYPTLPAVDSVGPEVIEARVDLKFGSLEGEDLNVTFGDVRGVQAASDGTIYVLDEQAAEVRVFDSSGEYLRTIVRRGEGPGEIGSANGIRLSGDTLLWIHDTGQWTIMGVDPTGEEIRRFAKPVMSYGYIWDGVFDGRGRYWRATTHGDDDPGYPPPPGLSLWSERRYYKSYELSTGAIDSVYVGEARFRSYGYSTPAGWGFLPLPFEAAELIEVNPSGGFWRANNASYRIVRTGEGGDTLVVIEAGLPVQRVTDEDRDAYVEGIVDDSPELRRQAEEVAALMPDVKPLLEGLFVDDEGRLWVERITPRGAPAFYDQYSGDGDYLGSVRLAFDAAGPIWIQHGSIYARVVDEFDVHYVIRASLP